Genomic window (Chitinophagales bacterium):
CTTTGTTGGCCTTCTCATCATATACGGGCAGCCAGCCAATTCTTGCATCATATTGTGTTGAGAAGGTCGAAAATGCCTGTTTAACCGATAAGATATCGGTATAAATACCGAGGTTTATAAAAATTCTCGATTTGGGAAGATAGCCGAAATACTTAATGCCATCCGCTAATATTGGAATAGGGTCTAATGCCATTTGCCTTTCATTATTGATACCAGAATGTCCGTTCATGACCTTAATCATGGAAAATCCTTCCTTGGTGCGGCCAATAAAAAAGTGACCTTTCAGTTCAGGCGCGCCAATGGTGAGCCCGCTTTCCCGCACAAGCCAAACCTTCTCATCACCATCATACATATAGGCAAATTTATACGCAACATACCTTTTGGTTTTAAGAAACCGGCCGCTGAAAAGCATACGAAAATCCCTGGTTTGATAGTTTGGCGCAAGTTCAAGGTTGGCGGAATCCATCTGCTGCCTGAAAAGGTCGCTTTGTGCATACGCCGTGAAGTCGCCTATATAGCCGGCCCCGATCCTGAACATGGCGGCTGTTCCGACAAACTCATTGGGGGCCAAGTCCTTTTTATCAATAGCAAATTCGTTGTCTGCATTGCGTGGCTGGAAGTAGAAGCCATTGGTTCCGTCAGGCAGACTTTGCGTGGTATCCTGCGAATAACAAGTGTTCTCTTGCAGTTGCATCAGTATAAGCAACAGCATCGTAAACTGATTGAAGCATTTCATAACGACTATTTATTGATCACAACAGAAAACCGGCCAGCAGAAATCCCACACCGATAGAAACAACAGTTGCGACCATGCCGGGCAATAAGAAACTATGGTTAATGACAAGGTTACCCACTTTCGTTGTTCCTGTTTTATCCATATTGATAGCAGCCAGTAACGTTGGGTAACCCGGAATCAGGAAGAAGCTTCCGACAGCAGGAAACATAGGAATCAGCGAAGCGGCAGGAATGCCAAGCGCCAGTCCAAGCGGCATCATTGCCTTGGTTGTTGAGCCCCAGCTGAACATCAGGACACCGACTGCAAAAATCGCAATGGTGAAAGTCCAGGGATATGCGGCAGTGATGCTGCCCAGTGAATCGGCTATCAGGTCCTTATTTGCATCCATAAAAGTGGCAGCCATCCAAACCACGCCAAAGACGGAGATCAACGCACTGCCCATGGAATTAAACAGGCTTGCTTTGGTAATTTTGGCCGGACTGGTTCCTGTCAGTATCACGATCAGCGCGGCAGCGGACAAAGCGATCGTCTCAATTACGGTTACCATTTTCAGCGTACCGTCGGCATTCACATGAAAGCTGGCTTTGCCTGCTGCTGTATCAGGTACTATTTGCGGAAATGTTCCGCTTATGACAATCAGCAGGATGGTGACAGCAAAAATGATTACTGCACGCTTTGCCTTTTTCAACTGTGCTGCGTCCTGTGTTGATGCTTTTGACAATTGATTGATGGCGGCTGCGAATTCCGGATTTTTCATCCTGTCAAGAAATTCGGGGTCGTCATCCAGGTTTTTTCCGTAACGCATCATCACGAGTGCGGCTGCCACAGAACCGATGAAGCAGGAAGGAATACAGATGAGCATAATGTCGGCTGCCGCGCCGGGAAAGGCAAGAATCGCCGCGAATGCCGCTGTCGCAGCTGACATTGGGCTTCCGGTAAGTGCTGCATGGCATGCAATCACAGATGCGCTGAGCGGGCGCTCGGGGCGAATGCGGTTTTT
Coding sequences:
- a CDS encoding OprO/OprP family phosphate-selective porin; this encodes MKCFNQFTMLLLILMQLQENTCYSQDTTQSLPDGTNGFYFQPRNADNEFAIDKKDLAPNEFVGTAAMFRIGAGYIGDFTAYAQSDLFRQQMDSANLELAPNYQTRDFRMLFSGRFLKTKRYVAYKFAYMYDGDEKVWLVRESGLTIGAPELKGHFFIGRTKEGFSMIKVMNGHSGINNERQMALDPIPILADGIKYFGYLPKSRIFINLGIYTDILSVKQAFSTFSTQYDARIGWLPVYDEKANKVMHVAVNLRYGKPLDNEFVIKSRPESNPTPQLINTGKFSTNGATSVGGEINYRAGKFMIASEVIAHNFYSKDSSTLHFYGGDLTLSYFLTKTSRPYNTTGNIYGFVPVHSSVLNGGWGEWEAVLHVSTFNLNNGYVHGGQMTRITPMINWYLTKVFRMEFIYGYGILDRFNLKGNVQFFEARLQISLL
- a CDS encoding anaerobic C4-dicarboxylate transporter, with amino-acid sequence MIWIQLIVLLAMILIGSRLKGIALGLMGVVGVFIYVTFFGMHPADPPGDIMLIILCVVTLSATLEAAGGLDYIVNIAERIIRRNPQRITIIAPVVSYILCLFAGTSHVIYSLLPIISDVSVKNRIRPERPLSASVIACHAALTGSPMSAATAAFAAILAFPGAAADIMLICIPSCFIGSVAAALVMMRYGKNLDDDPEFLDRMKNPEFAAAINQLSKASTQDAAQLKKAKRAVIIFAVTILLIVISGTFPQIVPDTAAGKASFHVNADGTLKMVTVIETIALSAAALIVILTGTSPAKITKASLFNSMGSALISVFGVVWMAATFMDANKDLIADSLGSITAAYPWTFTIAIFAVGVLMFSWGSTTKAMMPLGLALGIPAASLIPMFPAVGSFFLIPGYPTLLAAINMDKTGTTKVGNLVINHSFLLPGMVATVVSIGVGFLLAGFLL